The Metabacillus litoralis genome contains a region encoding:
- the cobM gene encoding precorrin-4 C(11)-methyltransferase, with translation MKITIIGAGPGDPDLITVKGLKLLQEADVVLYADSLVSSELIEKAKPEAEVIKTAGMHLEEMVEVMVDRVQEGKKVVRVHTGDPAVYGAIMEQIAILNKQDVHVEIIPGVSSVFASAAALGAELTIPELTQTVILTRAEGRTPVPDAEKLKDLAKHNCTIALFLSATLTKKIVKEFLDAGWSKDTPVGVVYKATWPDQKIVRSTLEHLDDDMRTNGIRKQAMILAGWALDPDIHHKDFKSKLYDKAFTHGYRKGVKE, from the coding sequence ATGAAAATTACAATTATAGGAGCCGGTCCAGGAGATCCTGATTTAATTACTGTTAAAGGATTAAAGCTGCTTCAGGAAGCTGATGTTGTCCTCTATGCAGATTCATTAGTTAGCAGTGAGCTAATCGAGAAGGCAAAGCCCGAGGCGGAAGTAATAAAAACAGCAGGCATGCATTTAGAGGAAATGGTTGAGGTGATGGTTGATCGCGTACAAGAGGGTAAAAAGGTCGTGCGTGTTCATACAGGTGACCCGGCAGTATATGGTGCGATTATGGAGCAGATTGCGATTCTAAATAAACAAGATGTTCACGTTGAAATCATTCCTGGAGTTAGCTCTGTTTTTGCTTCAGCTGCAGCTTTAGGTGCTGAGCTAACCATTCCTGAGTTAACACAAACCGTTATTCTTACCCGTGCAGAAGGGAGAACGCCTGTTCCTGATGCCGAGAAATTAAAGGATTTAGCGAAACACAACTGTACAATTGCACTATTTTTAAGTGCAACACTTACGAAAAAAATTGTAAAAGAATTTTTAGATGCAGGCTGGAGCAAGGATACACCAGTTGGGGTTGTATACAAAGCAACATGGCCTGATCAAAAAATTGTTCGTTCCACACTTGAGCATCTTGATGATGATATGCGCACAAACGGCATACGTAAACAAGCAATGATTCTAGCAGGCTGGGCACTTGATCCTGATATTCATCATAAAGATTTTAAATCAAAGCTTTATGATAAAGCATTCACTCATGGCTATCGTAAAGGAGTGAAAGAATGA
- a CDS encoding cobyrinate a,c-diamide synthase → MTERRIVIAGTGSGVGKTTLTIGLMSALRKKGLTVQGFKCGPDYIDPSYHTAVTNRVSRNLDSWMLSEEKVLDIFSHGSKGADISIMEGVMGFYDGKDPRTNVGSTAEISMITESPVLLVVNCASMARSAAAIVKGFQMLSEGPNIVGVIANRVGSEGHFKLVKTAIEQECDVPVIGYLKRENDIEIPERHLGLIPSIERGELDSFFDKLGELVLETVDIDRLLTLSEAEPIQHKSISSLFDKKKATSVKIAVAKDAAFNFYYPENLEILETQGAELLYFSPLANEVLPEGADGLYIGGGFPEEFASELSKNDAAKTSIKKAIEQGLPTLAECGGFMYLTDSIETSEENRYEMVGVISGEVKMHTKRVALGYRDITGRKGNFLINENQKARGHEFHYSTFEPHSDVTHAYETKGMRGTKLEGCLTHNLVAGYTHFHFASCPEMVENWITFCKEIKAYG, encoded by the coding sequence GTGACTGAACGCAGAATCGTCATTGCTGGAACCGGTAGTGGTGTTGGAAAAACAACGCTAACAATTGGTTTAATGTCAGCATTAAGAAAAAAAGGCTTAACCGTGCAAGGCTTTAAATGTGGACCAGATTATATTGATCCCTCTTATCATACAGCTGTTACAAACCGTGTTTCTCGAAATCTTGATAGCTGGATGCTGTCAGAAGAAAAGGTGCTAGACATCTTTTCTCATGGAAGTAAAGGGGCAGATATCTCCATTATGGAGGGTGTGATGGGGTTTTATGATGGAAAAGACCCACGCACAAACGTAGGAAGTACAGCCGAAATTAGTATGATTACAGAGAGTCCTGTTTTGTTGGTCGTTAATTGTGCAAGCATGGCTCGAAGTGCTGCGGCAATTGTTAAAGGATTTCAAATGCTTTCTGAAGGTCCTAATATCGTGGGTGTTATTGCAAACAGAGTTGGAAGTGAAGGTCACTTCAAGCTTGTCAAAACAGCCATTGAGCAGGAATGTGATGTTCCTGTTATCGGATATTTAAAAAGAGAAAATGATATTGAAATACCTGAACGACATCTCGGCCTTATTCCTTCCATTGAAAGAGGAGAATTAGATTCTTTCTTTGACAAATTAGGTGAATTGGTACTCGAAACCGTCGACATTGACAGATTACTCACTTTATCTGAAGCAGAACCAATTCAACATAAATCAATCTCTTCTCTTTTCGATAAAAAGAAAGCAACTTCAGTAAAGATTGCTGTAGCAAAGGATGCTGCCTTTAATTTCTATTATCCTGAAAATCTCGAAATCTTGGAAACTCAAGGTGCTGAGCTCCTATATTTTTCACCACTTGCAAATGAAGTATTACCTGAAGGCGCGGATGGTCTCTACATAGGTGGTGGTTTTCCTGAGGAATTTGCTAGTGAGCTTTCAAAGAACGACGCAGCAAAGACATCTATAAAGAAGGCGATTGAGCAAGGTTTACCAACACTTGCTGAATGTGGCGGATTCATGTATTTAACAGATTCCATTGAAACAAGTGAAGAAAACCGTTATGAAATGGTTGGTGTCATCTCAGGTGAAGTCAAAATGCACACTAAAAGAGTGGCATTAGGCTACCGAGATATTACTGGTCGAAAAGGAAATTTCCTTATCAATGAAAATCAAAAAGCACGAGGTCATGAATTTCATTATTCAACTTTTGAACCACACTCAGACGTTACGCATGCTTATGAAACAAAAGGCATGAGAGGGACTAAGCTTGAAGGCTGTTTAACTCATAATCTTGTAGCAGGATACACGCACTTTCACTTTGCTTCTTGTCCTGAAATGGTCGAAAACTGGATCACCTTTTGTAAGGAAATCAAAGCATATGGGTAA
- a CDS encoding cobalt-precorrin 5A hydrolase, translating to MTLVLEEGKILDLKQTGQYAVIAITKHGVELARHLTANFHQTDLFYMSKFEKGDEDARNITLFEGNVRMLLPTLFQTYKGIIMIISLGAVVRMIAPILKDKKTDPAVVVIDDKGNHVISVLSGHLGGANELTREVAELLKATPVITTASDVQKTIPVDLFGSRFGWVWESAEKLTPVSASVVNEEHVAIVQESGEKEWWTYDTPLPETLKIYQNIQDAISAKPQAALVVTHRNLTEAESVILQNGVLYRPKVLVLGIGCNRGTSKEEIEQVIEETLQELQFSPKSVKAICSIDLKKDEQGIIEVAQKHQWEFTCYSAEELNRVPIELPSETVYKFTGAYGVSEPAARLYSGASSLSLTKKKSGNVTISVAVIPY from the coding sequence ATGACGCTCGTTTTAGAAGAAGGAAAAATTTTGGATCTAAAACAAACAGGTCAATATGCTGTTATTGCCATCACAAAGCATGGAGTGGAGTTAGCTCGTCATCTTACTGCTAATTTTCATCAAACAGACTTGTTTTATATGAGCAAATTTGAAAAAGGAGACGAAGATGCCCGGAATATTACTCTTTTTGAGGGAAATGTCCGCATGCTGCTTCCAACTCTTTTTCAAACATATAAAGGTATCATTATGATCATTTCTTTAGGCGCTGTTGTTCGAATGATTGCTCCTATTTTAAAAGATAAAAAAACAGATCCTGCTGTTGTGGTCATAGATGATAAAGGCAACCATGTGATCAGTGTGCTTTCAGGTCACTTAGGTGGAGCTAATGAGCTAACAAGAGAAGTGGCCGAATTATTAAAAGCAACACCGGTTATTACCACAGCCTCCGATGTTCAAAAAACCATTCCTGTGGATTTATTTGGAAGCCGATTCGGCTGGGTATGGGAGAGCGCTGAAAAATTAACACCTGTTAGTGCTTCAGTTGTAAATGAAGAGCATGTTGCCATTGTTCAAGAATCAGGTGAAAAAGAATGGTGGACATATGATACTCCTTTACCGGAAACATTGAAAATTTATCAGAATATTCAAGACGCAATCTCGGCAAAGCCTCAAGCAGCACTTGTTGTTACACATCGAAACCTAACAGAAGCTGAAAGTGTCATTTTACAAAACGGCGTTCTTTACCGACCTAAGGTTCTCGTTCTTGGTATTGGGTGTAATCGGGGCACATCGAAGGAAGAAATTGAACAGGTGATCGAGGAAACATTGCAGGAGTTACAGTTTTCGCCGAAAAGTGTGAAAGCAATTTGTTCAATTGATTTGAAAAAAGATGAACAAGGCATTATTGAGGTTGCACAGAAACATCAATGGGAATTCACCTGTTATTCGGCTGAAGAATTGAATCGTGTACCGATCGAGCTTCCTTCAGAAACTGTATATAAATTTACAGGTGCATACGGGGTTAGTGAACCGGCTGCCCGCTTATATAGTGGGGCATCATCACTTTCACTAACAAAGAAAAAATCAGGAAATGTAACGATTTCTGTTGCCGTAATTCCTTATTAG
- a CDS encoding cobalt-precorrin-5B (C(1))-methyltransferase → MNGKTKKKDKSEMRSGYTTGACATATTKAALLALITGEPQMESTIYLPVGKFATFVMESCTVEANVAEAGTIKDAGDDPDATHGALIRSTVSWSETPGITLDGGIGVGRVTKEGLPVPVGEAAINPVPRKMILETAAEVLQNHNITRGITIIISVPDGEKMAEKTLNKRLGIIGGISILGTRGTVIPFSSSAYMASIVQAVSVARASECEHVVITTGGRSEKYAMQQYPELPEEAFIEMGDFVGFTLKQCKKQGIKKVSLVGMMGKFSKVAQGVMMVHSKSAPVDFNFLANVAVAAGVKDEKLIDEIKQANTASQVGDLMAANGVNDFFTILCENCCLSGLKEIGGGISIETSLYTMKGALLGKAGKHDEENESNWNR, encoded by the coding sequence ATGAACGGAAAAACCAAAAAAAAAGACAAAAGTGAAATGCGCTCCGGTTATACAACAGGTGCATGTGCAACGGCGACGACCAAAGCCGCATTACTTGCATTAATTACAGGTGAGCCTCAAATGGAGAGCACGATTTATTTACCTGTTGGAAAATTTGCGACATTTGTCATGGAAAGCTGCACTGTAGAAGCAAACGTTGCTGAAGCTGGAACAATTAAAGATGCCGGAGATGATCCAGATGCTACTCATGGAGCTCTGATTAGATCAACTGTTTCATGGAGTGAAACACCAGGCATCACACTTGATGGCGGAATTGGCGTTGGTCGTGTCACAAAAGAAGGTCTTCCTGTCCCAGTTGGTGAAGCAGCGATTAACCCTGTACCAAGAAAAATGATTCTTGAAACAGCAGCGGAGGTCCTTCAAAACCATAACATTACAAGAGGAATCACGATCATTATTTCTGTTCCTGATGGAGAGAAAATGGCCGAAAAAACATTAAACAAACGACTTGGTATTATTGGTGGAATTTCCATATTAGGAACAAGAGGCACTGTTATTCCATTTTCAAGCTCCGCTTATATGGCGAGTATTGTTCAAGCGGTTAGTGTTGCACGAGCAAGTGAATGTGAGCATGTTGTGATTACAACGGGTGGTCGCAGTGAGAAGTATGCGATGCAGCAATATCCGGAGCTTCCTGAAGAAGCCTTTATTGAAATGGGTGACTTTGTTGGGTTCACTCTAAAGCAATGTAAGAAACAAGGAATCAAAAAGGTTTCTCTTGTTGGAATGATGGGGAAATTTTCAAAGGTAGCTCAAGGTGTGATGATGGTCCACTCAAAAAGTGCACCAGTTGATTTTAATTTTCTCGCAAATGTTGCTGTTGCTGCTGGTGTAAAAGATGAAAAATTAATTGATGAAATAAAGCAAGCCAATACCGCATCACAAGTTGGAGATTTGATGGCAGCGAATGGTGTCAATGATTTTTTCACCATACTTTGTGAAAATTGCTGTCTTTCAGGTTTAAAAGAAATTGGCGGCGGAATCTCAATAGAAACAAGTTTGTACACGATGAAAGGTGCATTGCTTGGAAAGGCAGGTAAACATGACGAAGAAAATGAAAGTAATTGGAATCGGTGA
- a CDS encoding (2Fe-2S) ferredoxin domain-containing protein, protein MTTWNLTETKHHVLICNGSSCMRKGGEEATQAIREEITNLDLDASIHTTRTRCNGRCKDACVMVVYPEGVWYKAATPEIAKKIVHDHLVGGNVVEDSVIYTYDKDHFSAPENSESITGIAKPQKSNV, encoded by the coding sequence ATGACGACTTGGAATCTTACAGAAACAAAGCACCATGTACTCATTTGTAACGGAAGCAGCTGTATGAGAAAAGGTGGAGAAGAAGCAACCCAGGCAATAAGAGAAGAAATCACAAACTTAGATTTGGATGCAAGCATTCATACAACAAGAACTCGTTGTAATGGTAGATGCAAAGATGCTTGTGTAATGGTGGTTTATCCGGAGGGAGTTTGGTATAAAGCTGCAACTCCAGAAATAGCTAAGAAGATTGTTCATGATCACTTAGTTGGTGGAAATGTGGTAGAAGACAGTGTGATCTACACATATGATAAAGACCATTTTTCCGCACCTGAAAATTCAGAATCGATTACAGGAATAGCTAAACCGCAGAAGAGTAACGTTTAA
- the cobJ gene encoding precorrin-3B C(17)-methyltransferase — MTKRAQDAIQESDCIIGYKTYVELIQDLLTDQEIISTGMSEEVSRAQAAVKLAEEGKTVAVISSGDAGVYGMAGLVYEVLIEKGWSEETGVSVEVIPGVSAINSCASLLGAPIMHDACTISLSDHLTPWELIEKRIDAAAQADFVITLYNPKSGRRTRQIQEAQRILLSYRSPLTPVGLVKSAYRDRQHIVITDLEHMLDYDIGMLTTVVIGNSSTFLYDNKMITPRGYQRKYTLNTTEQRLKPHERLRHENEPWALHKGINDMPPTKKAKATKEKDSSLQLALEALQKVKGNTASSINEEKAQISVNNPITSIFELAVSPGIANKKFTPKQMMTLAEVTGDDGSMEYTPHHQILLRIPTSEPEVITEKLKDVGFLLEPIGDVFQIKACDFCEGEKKDSIPYAEELHEKLSGLDLPKELKVGFNGCGMACFGAVNEDIGIIFRKGKFDLFLGAKTVGRTAHPGQPVAEGIEPEKIVEVIENIVHEYKEKGHPNERFFKYFKRVGNVQGYSYRDMSPKIEIEPAPCGD; from the coding sequence ATGACAAAAAGGGCTCAAGATGCGATTCAAGAAAGTGACTGTATCATTGGATACAAAACATATGTTGAATTGATTCAGGACCTTTTAACAGATCAAGAGATTATTAGTACAGGAATGTCAGAGGAAGTAAGCCGTGCCCAAGCAGCTGTAAAACTTGCAGAAGAGGGCAAAACAGTCGCGGTCATATCAAGTGGTGATGCCGGAGTGTATGGAATGGCCGGACTAGTTTATGAAGTTTTAATTGAAAAAGGTTGGTCAGAAGAAACAGGTGTGAGTGTTGAAGTCATTCCGGGTGTTTCGGCTATTAATTCATGTGCATCGCTTTTAGGTGCTCCGATTATGCATGATGCATGCACAATCAGCCTCAGTGACCATTTAACTCCTTGGGAATTGATTGAAAAGCGTATTGATGCAGCTGCTCAGGCTGATTTTGTTATTACTCTTTATAATCCTAAAAGTGGTCGCCGAACAAGACAAATACAAGAGGCGCAACGGATTTTATTAAGTTATCGTTCACCATTAACACCAGTTGGACTTGTAAAAAGTGCGTATCGTGACAGACAGCATATCGTTATTACAGATCTTGAGCATATGCTTGATTATGATATCGGAATGCTTACAACGGTTGTGATTGGAAATTCATCAACATTTTTATATGACAATAAAATGATTACGCCAAGAGGTTATCAACGTAAGTATACGTTAAATACAACTGAGCAGAGATTAAAGCCACATGAGCGTCTTCGACATGAAAACGAACCATGGGCATTACATAAAGGTATTAACGATATGCCACCAACTAAAAAAGCAAAAGCAACGAAAGAAAAAGATAGTTCTTTGCAACTTGCGTTAGAAGCGTTGCAAAAAGTTAAGGGTAATACAGCTTCTTCCATTAACGAAGAAAAGGCTCAAATTTCTGTAAACAACCCGATTACATCGATTTTTGAATTAGCCGTCAGCCCTGGTATTGCAAATAAAAAATTCACTCCAAAACAGATGATGACTCTTGCAGAAGTGACAGGGGACGATGGTTCAATGGAGTATACACCACATCATCAAATTCTGTTACGAATACCTACTAGTGAACCGGAAGTGATCACCGAAAAACTTAAAGATGTTGGATTTCTATTAGAACCAATTGGTGATGTTTTTCAAATCAAGGCTTGTGATTTTTGTGAAGGAGAAAAGAAAGATTCCATTCCATATGCAGAGGAGCTTCATGAAAAGTTAAGTGGGCTAGATTTACCAAAAGAATTAAAGGTAGGATTTAACGGCTGTGGTATGGCATGTTTTGGTGCTGTGAATGAAGACATTGGAATTATTTTTCGAAAAGGAAAATTTGATTTATTTTTAGGAGCTAAAACAGTCGGCAGAACAGCCCATCCAGGTCAGCCGGTTGCTGAAGGAATAGAGCCTGAAAAAATCGTCGAAGTGATTGAAAATATTGTTCATGAATACAAGGAAAAAGGACATCCAAACGAAAGATTTTTCAAGTATTTTAAACGTGTAGGTAATGTTCAAGGCTATTCATATAGGGACATGAGTCCAAAAATTGAAATTGAACCAGCTCCGTGCGGAGATTAA
- the cobK gene encoding precorrin-6A reductase, translated as MILFLAGTSDARALALTVKEAGYNILTTVVTENAGKEMQKVGLDVYVGRLTDEDFTTMIKEQGFQVIVDASHPFAEEASKNALLGAKAAGVPYIRYERESQVYEHKGIVMVEGYEEAAEVAAEKKGVIMLTTGSKTLEIFTRRLLDQPNTRVIARMLPRKDNMEKCEKLGFPQKDIVAIQGPFSKEFNAALYKQYGVTTMITKESGKAGSVDEKLEAALELGIETIMIKRPKIQYGHAYSDFEGVLSHINRIFDKKLEE; from the coding sequence ATGATTCTTTTTTTAGCCGGTACAAGTGATGCTAGAGCACTAGCACTAACTGTGAAAGAAGCAGGTTACAACATTCTTACAACAGTCGTCACAGAGAATGCAGGAAAAGAAATGCAAAAGGTCGGCTTAGATGTATATGTAGGAAGGCTTACGGATGAAGATTTTACAACGATGATTAAAGAACAAGGCTTTCAAGTGATTGTAGATGCTAGTCATCCGTTTGCAGAGGAGGCTAGCAAAAATGCACTTTTGGGGGCAAAAGCAGCTGGTGTTCCATATATCCGTTATGAGCGGGAGTCTCAAGTCTATGAACATAAAGGGATTGTAATGGTTGAAGGCTACGAGGAGGCAGCAGAGGTTGCTGCTGAAAAAAAAGGTGTGATTATGCTAACAACTGGGAGTAAAACTCTAGAAATTTTCACTCGTAGATTACTAGATCAACCGAATACTCGTGTTATTGCTAGGATGCTTCCAAGGAAAGATAATATGGAAAAATGCGAAAAGCTTGGTTTTCCTCAAAAAGACATCGTCGCGATTCAAGGTCCGTTTTCAAAAGAATTTAATGCAGCTCTTTATAAACAGTACGGAGTAACAACGATGATCACAAAGGAAAGCGGCAAAGCAGGTTCTGTTGATGAGAAATTAGAAGCAGCTTTGGAGCTTGGTATCGAGACAATTATGATTAAAAGACCAAAGATTCAATATGGTCATGCTTACTCTGACTTTGAAGGAGTACTCAGCCATATTAACAGAATATTTGATAAAAAATTGGAGGAATAG
- the cobI gene encoding precorrin-2 C(20)-methyltransferase, whose amino-acid sequence MVGTLYGLGVGPGDPELLTVKAFRTLKEAPVIAYPKKRKGSKSYAHRIIDVYITPGEKEMLGLVFPMTKDPEILEREWSHTVDLVWDKLKTGKDVAFVTEGDPLLYSTFIHMMNLMKERYPEVNIQTVPGISSINGAASRLGIALAEGDDHVAIIPARDDYEAMKKAIVENDCVIFIKVAKVIDLMLNILRELDLLEKASVVTKVTSDEEIIWDIRELDRAELEYLTLMVVRK is encoded by the coding sequence ATGGTAGGAACTCTTTATGGCTTAGGCGTTGGACCTGGAGATCCAGAGCTTTTAACGGTAAAAGCTTTTCGAACGTTAAAAGAAGCACCAGTTATCGCCTATCCGAAAAAACGAAAGGGCAGCAAAAGCTACGCCCATCGCATCATTGATGTATACATAACACCTGGGGAAAAGGAAATGTTAGGCCTTGTGTTTCCGATGACAAAGGATCCGGAGATTTTAGAGCGCGAATGGTCACATACTGTTGATCTTGTGTGGGATAAGCTGAAAACAGGCAAGGATGTTGCATTTGTTACAGAAGGTGATCCCCTTTTATATAGTACGTTTATTCATATGATGAATCTTATGAAAGAACGCTATCCAGAAGTAAATATTCAAACCGTTCCCGGTATTTCTTCCATAAATGGTGCAGCTTCACGACTAGGTATCGCACTAGCAGAGGGCGATGATCATGTGGCGATTATTCCTGCAAGAGATGACTATGAAGCAATGAAAAAAGCAATCGTTGAAAATGATTGTGTTATTTTCATTAAAGTAGCTAAGGTGATCGATTTAATGCTAAACATTCTACGCGAACTAGATTTACTCGAAAAAGCATCTGTTGTGACAAAGGTAACCTCGGATGAAGAAATCATCTGGGACATTCGTGAATTAGATCGTGCAGAGCTGGAATATTTAACATTAATGGTGGTGAGAAAATAA
- a CDS encoding precorrin-8X methylmutase: protein MDFKTEFKPLTVQPQEIEGISFQMIDSEFGDHNFTEEQYKVVQRVVHASADFELGHSMLFHDKAVQAGIDAIRNGEQVYADVQMILGGVSKPRIEKHGGGVHVYISDPDVMEEAKRLNTTRAIISVRKAIKQFDGGIFAIGNAPTALLELIRLIKEGEAKPSLVIGLPVGFVSAPESKEELAKLDVPFITNVGRKGGSTVTVAALNAISLLADKE, encoded by the coding sequence ATGGATTTTAAAACAGAATTCAAACCACTTACAGTTCAGCCTCAAGAAATTGAGGGAATTAGTTTTCAAATGATCGATTCAGAGTTTGGTGATCATAACTTTACCGAAGAGCAATATAAGGTTGTCCAACGTGTTGTACATGCCTCCGCTGATTTTGAATTAGGTCATAGCATGCTTTTTCACGATAAAGCTGTTCAAGCTGGTATTGATGCAATTCGTAATGGTGAACAAGTATATGCGGATGTTCAAATGATTTTAGGCGGCGTCAGTAAGCCAAGAATTGAAAAACATGGCGGTGGTGTACATGTTTACATTTCAGACCCAGACGTCATGGAGGAAGCAAAGCGTTTAAACACAACTCGTGCGATTATTTCTGTTAGAAAAGCGATTAAACAGTTTGACGGAGGAATTTTTGCGATTGGTAATGCACCAACAGCTTTACTTGAATTGATTCGGTTAATTAAGGAAGGTGAAGCTAAACCGAGCCTAGTCATCGGTTTACCTGTTGGTTTCGTATCAGCGCCGGAATCAAAAGAAGAATTAGCAAAATTAGACGTACCATTCATTACGAATGTAGGTAGAAAAGGTGGTAGTACCGTTACGGTTGCAGCGTTAAACGCAATCTCTCTTCTTGCAGATAAGGAATAA
- the cbiE gene encoding precorrin-6y C5,15-methyltransferase (decarboxylating) subunit CbiE: protein MTKKMKVIGIGDDGKQSLLPVYEKWIYESDLLVGGERQLSFFKDFTGEKKVIKGGLSSLVSDLEKENRKIVVLASGDPLFYGIGSYLAKKLDVEVYPYLSSLQQAFARMNESWQDAYITSLHGRSIKGLVQKINGKEKIALLTDEENSPSQIARYLRSFGVSEYKAFVAENLGGEQERCAFYSLEELENMEFSPLNVVILKKTSEVKSWTIGIDDEEFHQRKPEKGLLTKKEIRTLSLSELKLSKNSVMWDIGTCTGSVAIEACLIANEGQVFAIEKNDHDLENCRLNMQKFRTDFTVVQGKAPEHLEAFPNPDAIFIGGTAGGMEEILKVCCSRLNKGGRIVLNAVTIENLYQAVECFKQNGFQVTITLSQISRSKPILNLTRFDALNPIYIITAQHKEGE from the coding sequence ATGACGAAGAAAATGAAAGTAATTGGAATCGGTGACGATGGCAAACAAAGCCTGCTTCCAGTTTATGAAAAATGGATTTATGAGAGTGATCTTCTCGTAGGAGGAGAACGACAGCTATCATTTTTCAAAGATTTTACTGGTGAAAAGAAAGTCATAAAAGGTGGTCTTTCTTCACTCGTAAGTGACTTAGAGAAGGAAAACCGTAAAATTGTTGTCCTTGCATCAGGTGATCCTCTTTTTTATGGAATAGGGAGCTATCTTGCAAAAAAACTGGATGTTGAGGTTTATCCTTATTTAAGCTCTTTACAACAAGCCTTTGCTAGAATGAATGAAAGCTGGCAGGATGCCTACATCACTAGTCTACATGGCAGAAGTATAAAAGGTCTTGTGCAAAAAATAAACGGAAAAGAAAAAATTGCTCTTCTAACAGATGAGGAGAATAGCCCCTCTCAAATCGCTCGCTATCTACGTTCCTTTGGAGTTTCAGAATATAAGGCATTTGTTGCTGAAAACCTTGGTGGTGAGCAAGAGCGCTGTGCTTTTTACAGTTTAGAAGAACTTGAGAATATGGAGTTCTCTCCACTTAATGTTGTTATTTTGAAAAAAACATCTGAAGTGAAATCTTGGACTATAGGCATTGATGATGAAGAATTTCATCAAAGAAAGCCTGAAAAAGGTCTTTTAACAAAAAAAGAAATAAGAACACTTAGCTTAAGTGAATTAAAGCTTTCAAAAAACAGTGTTATGTGGGATATCGGTACTTGTACAGGTTCTGTTGCCATTGAGGCCTGTTTAATTGCTAATGAAGGACAAGTATTTGCCATTGAAAAAAATGATCACGACCTAGAGAATTGTCGGTTAAATATGCAGAAATTCAGAACAGATTTTACGGTTGTTCAAGGAAAAGCTCCCGAACACTTAGAAGCATTCCCTAATCCAGATGCTATTTTCATTGGGGGAACTGCTGGTGGCATGGAAGAAATTCTGAAGGTTTGCTGTTCGCGTCTTAACAAGGGTGGAAGAATTGTGCTAAATGCAGTGACCATCGAAAATTTATATCAAGCTGTTGAATGCTTTAAGCAAAACGGTTTCCAGGTTACTATTACGCTTTCACAAATTTCAAGAAGTAAACCAATATTAAATCTTACGCGTTTTGACGCGTTGAACCCGATCTATATTATTACTGCACAACATAAGGAAGGGGAATAA
- a CDS encoding sirohydrochlorin chelatase produces MKAILLVGHGSRDHEGNDQVRQTIEELKPQLDSELLVETCFLEFERPTINQGIQTCVEKGATSVFVIPLMLLAAGHSKIHIPAAIDEAKEKYPHVSFTYGRPFGIHEETMEICKSRLEEVGEKINEEDPETAVILLGRGGSDPDANSDLYKITRLLWEKLHYKFVEPAFMGVTDPLIKEGVERCVKLGAKRIVILPYFLFTGILIKRLENMIEEFQQEFPEVEFKLAGYFGFHSRLKTIIKDRIQEALQGEVKMNCDTCVYRIEAMEHIDHHHHHDHDHDHGHHHHHHHDHDHEHHHEPEVQKL; encoded by the coding sequence ATGAAAGCAATTTTACTCGTTGGACATGGAAGTCGAGATCATGAAGGAAACGACCAAGTAAGACAAACAATTGAAGAGCTAAAGCCACAACTAGATTCGGAGCTTTTAGTGGAAACCTGTTTTTTAGAGTTCGAACGACCAACTATTAACCAAGGTATTCAAACATGTGTAGAAAAAGGGGCAACTAGTGTTTTTGTCATTCCACTAATGCTACTTGCAGCAGGACATTCTAAAATCCATATTCCAGCAGCGATTGATGAAGCGAAGGAAAAGTATCCTCATGTATCATTTACGTATGGAAGACCTTTTGGCATACATGAAGAAACAATGGAAATTTGTAAAAGCCGCTTAGAAGAAGTTGGCGAGAAAATCAACGAAGAAGATCCTGAAACAGCTGTTATTTTGTTAGGTCGCGGTGGCAGTGATCCTGATGCAAACAGTGATTTATATAAAATTACAAGACTTTTATGGGAAAAGCTACATTATAAATTTGTTGAGCCTGCTTTTATGGGTGTAACAGATCCGTTAATTAAAGAAGGCGTTGAACGCTGTGTGAAATTAGGCGCAAAGAGAATTGTTATTTTACCTTATTTCCTATTTACTGGTATTTTAATCAAACGTTTAGAGAACATGATTGAAGAGTTTCAACAAGAGTTTCCAGAGGTTGAATTCAAGCTTGCCGGCTATTTTGGCTTTCACTCAAGACTTAAAACAATTATAAAAGATCGAATTCAAGAAGCGTTGCAAGGTGAAGTGAAAATGAACTGTGATACATGTGTATACCGAATTGAGGCAATGGAACATATTGATCATCATCACCACCATGATCACGATCATGACCACGGGCACCACCATCATCACCATCATGACCATGATCACGAGCATCACCATGAGCCAGAGGTTCAAAAACTATGA